The following are encoded together in the Streptomyces sp. NBC_01465 genome:
- a CDS encoding class II fructose-bisphosphate aldolase, producing MPLVGSGDLVAGAAARQGAVAAFNVITLEHVEAVIAGAEAVGAPVILQISENAVKYRRGQLEPLARAAAEAARLAGVDVALHLDHVKSDALLRQAAAAGFSSVMYDAAHLPYAENLAATRAAADWAHAQGLWIEAELGEVGGKDGAAPLDAHAPGARTDPEEARAFVAESGVDALAVAVGSSHAMTSRTAVLDHELLGRLSGALDVPLVLHGSSGVPDGELAAAVRGGIAKVNIGTALNIAMTGAIRQVLAERPDAVDSRKYLTAGRQAMAETVSTLIGVLGGAVVPASRTGV from the coding sequence ATGCCGCTGGTGGGGAGTGGGGACCTGGTCGCCGGTGCGGCCGCCCGGCAGGGTGCCGTCGCCGCGTTCAACGTCATCACGCTGGAGCATGTGGAGGCGGTGATCGCGGGGGCCGAGGCCGTCGGGGCGCCCGTCATCCTGCAGATCAGCGAGAACGCGGTGAAGTACCGGCGCGGACAGCTCGAGCCGCTGGCGCGGGCCGCCGCGGAGGCCGCTCGACTGGCCGGTGTGGACGTCGCGTTGCACCTGGACCATGTGAAGAGCGACGCCCTGCTGCGGCAGGCGGCCGCTGCCGGGTTCAGCTCGGTGATGTACGACGCCGCGCACCTTCCGTACGCGGAGAACCTGGCCGCCACCCGGGCCGCCGCCGACTGGGCGCACGCCCAAGGGCTGTGGATCGAGGCCGAGTTGGGGGAGGTCGGCGGCAAGGACGGGGCCGCGCCGCTGGATGCGCACGCACCCGGGGCGCGTACCGATCCCGAGGAGGCGCGGGCCTTCGTCGCCGAGTCGGGGGTCGACGCGCTTGCCGTCGCGGTGGGCAGTTCGCACGCGATGACCTCGCGCACCGCCGTGCTCGACCATGAGCTGCTGGGGCGGCTGAGCGGTGCGCTCGATGTGCCGCTGGTGCTGCACGGGTCGTCCGGGGTGCCGGACGGCGAGCTGGCGGCCGCGGTGCGCGGCGGGATCGCGAAGGTCAACATCGGGACCGCGCTGAACATCGCGATGACCGGGGCGATACGCCAGGTGCTGGCCGAGCGGCCGGATGCGGTCGACTCGCGCAAGTACCTCACGGCCGGGCGGCAGGCGATGGCGGAGACCGTCAGCACGCTGATCGGGGTGCTGGGCGGGGCCGTGGTGCCTGCCTCCCGGACAGGGGTCTAG
- a CDS encoding aminopeptidase P family protein: MDAAEPTPFTADDYRARMDRAARSAADAGLAGVLVAPGPDMVYLTGYAPTATTERLTLLVLAVGQDPVLVVPTLEAPDAEHAVGASVLTLRDWTDGKDPYDVTAPLLDVDGRFGISDNAWAMHLLGLQKELPGTSYVSLTEGLPMLRAVKDAHELARLAAAGAAADATYEQILKVRFEGRRETDVAGDLADLLRQFGHSQVDFTVVGSGPNGANPHHEAGERVIEGGDMVVLDFGGLKHGYGSDTSRTVHVGEPSVAEQRVHDVVRAAQEAGCEAVRPGIACQEVDRVARAIITEAGYGEQFIHRTGHGIGVTTHEPPYMIEGEEQPLVPGMCFSVEPGIYLPGRFGVRIEDIVTVTEDGGRRLNATAREMAIVE, encoded by the coding sequence ATGGATGCTGCCGAGCCCACACCTTTCACCGCTGACGACTACCGCGCCCGTATGGACCGCGCCGCCCGCAGCGCGGCCGACGCGGGGCTCGCCGGGGTGCTCGTCGCGCCCGGTCCCGACATGGTCTACCTCACCGGTTACGCGCCGACCGCGACCACCGAGCGCCTGACCCTGCTGGTGCTCGCCGTCGGACAGGACCCGGTTCTCGTCGTGCCGACCCTGGAGGCGCCGGACGCCGAGCACGCCGTGGGGGCGTCCGTGCTGACCCTGCGCGACTGGACCGACGGCAAGGACCCGTACGACGTCACCGCGCCGCTCCTCGACGTCGACGGTCGGTTCGGGATCAGCGACAACGCGTGGGCGATGCATCTGCTCGGACTGCAGAAGGAGTTGCCGGGTACGTCGTACGTCTCACTGACGGAGGGGCTGCCCATGCTCCGTGCCGTCAAGGACGCGCACGAGCTGGCGCGGCTCGCGGCGGCGGGGGCCGCCGCCGATGCGACGTACGAGCAGATCCTGAAGGTGCGCTTCGAGGGGCGCAGGGAGACGGACGTCGCGGGTGATCTCGCCGATCTGCTGCGGCAGTTCGGGCACTCGCAGGTCGACTTCACGGTCGTCGGATCGGGGCCCAACGGCGCCAATCCGCACCACGAGGCCGGGGAGCGCGTCATCGAGGGCGGCGACATGGTGGTGCTCGACTTCGGCGGGCTCAAGCACGGGTACGGCTCCGACACCTCCCGTACGGTCCACGTCGGCGAGCCCAGCGTCGCCGAACAGCGGGTGCACGACGTCGTACGGGCGGCGCAGGAGGCCGGCTGCGAGGCCGTGCGGCCCGGGATCGCCTGCCAGGAGGTGGACCGGGTGGCGCGCGCGATCATCACCGAGGCCGGGTACGGGGAGCAGTTCATCCACCGCACCGGCCACGGGATCGGCGTGACGACGCACGAGCCGCCGTACATGATCGAGGGCGAGGAGCAGCCGCTCGTGCCGGGGATGTGCTTCTCCGTCGAGCCCGGGATCTATCTCCCGGGCCGGTTCGGCGTACGGATCGAGGACATCGTGACGGTCACCGAGGACGGCGGGCGGCGGCTGAACGCCACCGCGCGCGAGATGGCCATCGTGGAGTAG
- a CDS encoding aldo/keto reductase, whose translation MKQRHLGRTGLRVSELCLGTMIFGMGDEAGAHRIFDAFTEAGGTFIDTADMYGHGDSEEVLGSWLKGRDRDQLVIATKVFGQMTPEPNNGGLSRKHIVSAVEASLRRLGTDYIDLYQTHVWDATTPIEETLATLDTLVRSGKVRYLGASNLAPSQLQRSLDLARQHGWEPYTALQPLYNLLHREVEWELGPVSEAGGVGIIPWSPLQGGWLTGKYRRGMTAAPADSRSANSGDWQERDTDHTWRVVDALTEVAEEAERTPSQVALRWLLGRPAVTAPIVGARTVEQLTENLGATGWELTPDQTAKLDAASARPLPYPYDVLHRFRDREPRDD comes from the coding sequence ATGAAGCAACGACATCTCGGCCGCACCGGCCTGCGCGTCAGCGAGCTCTGCCTGGGCACCATGATCTTCGGCATGGGGGACGAGGCGGGCGCGCACCGCATCTTCGACGCCTTCACCGAGGCGGGCGGCACCTTCATCGACACGGCGGACATGTACGGCCACGGCGACTCGGAGGAGGTGCTCGGCAGCTGGCTCAAGGGCCGCGACCGCGACCAACTCGTCATCGCCACCAAGGTGTTCGGGCAGATGACCCCGGAGCCGAACAACGGCGGCCTGAGCCGCAAGCACATCGTCTCGGCCGTCGAGGCGAGCCTGCGCCGCCTCGGCACCGACTACATCGACCTCTACCAGACCCATGTCTGGGACGCGACGACCCCCATCGAGGAGACCCTCGCCACGCTGGACACCCTCGTCCGCTCGGGGAAGGTCCGCTATCTGGGCGCCAGCAATCTGGCCCCGTCCCAGCTCCAGCGCTCCCTCGACCTCGCCCGGCAGCACGGCTGGGAGCCGTACACCGCCCTCCAGCCGCTCTACAACCTGCTGCACCGCGAGGTGGAGTGGGAGCTGGGCCCGGTCAGCGAGGCCGGGGGCGTCGGCATCATCCCGTGGAGCCCGCTGCAGGGCGGCTGGCTGACCGGCAAGTACCGGCGCGGCATGACGGCGGCCCCCGCGGACTCGCGCTCCGCGAACAGCGGGGACTGGCAGGAGCGGGACACCGACCACACCTGGCGGGTCGTCGACGCGCTGACGGAGGTCGCCGAGGAGGCCGAACGCACGCCGTCCCAGGTAGCGTTGAGGTGGCTGCTCGGCCGCCCCGCCGTCACCGCGCCCATCGTCGGGGCCCGCACGGTGGAGCAGCTGACGGAGAATCTCGGCGCCACCGGCTGGGAGTTGACGCCCGATCAGACGGCGAAGCTGGACGCGGCGAGCGCCCGCCCGCTGCCGTACCCGTACGACGTGCTCCACCGCTTCCGCGACCGCGAGCCGCGCGACGACTGA
- a CDS encoding nucleoside/nucleotide kinase family protein yields the protein MIRTDLVERARALAGAGQRRILGIAGAPGAGKSTLAAGLVDALGGLAVLVPMDGFHLAQAELERLGRAGRKGAPDTFDAGGYAALLARLRTPDEDVVYAPAFHRDLEEAVAGAIAVPAGVPLVITEGNYLLHWERARALVDEVWFLELGAEERVRRLVARHVRYGKEPAEAERWVRTSDEANARLVAAGRARADLVVTGQ from the coding sequence GTGATCCGTACTGATCTTGTGGAGCGCGCCCGTGCGCTCGCCGGGGCCGGGCAGCGCCGGATCCTGGGCATTGCCGGGGCGCCCGGCGCCGGGAAGTCCACCCTGGCCGCCGGGCTCGTCGACGCCCTCGGCGGGCTCGCCGTACTGGTGCCGATGGACGGGTTCCATCTGGCGCAGGCCGAGCTGGAGCGGCTCGGGCGGGCCGGGCGCAAAGGGGCGCCGGACACCTTCGACGCGGGCGGGTACGCGGCGCTGCTCGCCCGGCTGCGTACCCCTGACGAGGACGTCGTGTACGCGCCCGCCTTCCACCGGGACCTCGAGGAGGCCGTCGCCGGGGCCATCGCCGTGCCGGCCGGGGTGCCGCTGGTGATCACCGAGGGGAACTACCTGCTGCACTGGGAGCGGGCGCGGGCGCTCGTCGACGAGGTGTGGTTCCTGGAGCTCGGCGCGGAGGAGCGGGTGCGGCGGCTCGTCGCGCGGCATGTGCGGTACGGCAAGGAGCCCGCGGAGGCCGAGCGGTGGGTGCGTACCTCCGACGAGGCCAACGCCCGGCTCGTCGCGGCGGGCCGGGCGCGCGCCGATCTCGTCGTGACGGGTCAGTAG
- a CDS encoding NAD(P)-dependent oxidoreductase, with amino-acid sequence MKILLFGATGMVGSRITAEAVRRGHTVTAATRSGRSPEGTAEGLTLVTADASDPARVAELAAGHDVVASALAPPRDGSEPSGPFVAANKSLIEGVRAAGAPRLVVVGGAGSLEVAPGVQLVTTPGFPEAVKPEALAHGDVLDLYRTVDDLDWTYVSPAALIQPGTRTGSYRLGGDQLLTGPEGDSHISAEDYAVAFVDELEMPTHPKSRICVAY; translated from the coding sequence ATGAAGATCCTCCTTTTCGGCGCCACGGGCATGGTCGGCAGCCGCATCACGGCCGAGGCGGTCCGGCGCGGTCACACGGTCACGGCGGCCACCCGCTCCGGCAGGTCGCCCGAGGGAACGGCCGAGGGACTGACCCTGGTCACCGCCGACGCCTCGGACCCGGCCAGGGTCGCCGAACTGGCCGCAGGACACGACGTGGTGGCCTCGGCGCTCGCACCGCCGCGCGACGGCTCCGAGCCCTCGGGTCCGTTCGTCGCCGCCAACAAGTCGCTGATCGAGGGCGTACGGGCCGCGGGCGCGCCCCGCCTGGTGGTCGTCGGCGGCGCGGGCAGCCTCGAAGTCGCCCCGGGCGTACAGCTGGTGACGACCCCCGGCTTCCCGGAGGCCGTGAAGCCCGAAGCGCTGGCGCACGGCGACGTCCTGGACCTGTACCGCACGGTGGACGACCTGGACTGGACGTACGTCTCCCCGGCCGCCCTGATCCAGCCGGGCACCCGCACCGGCTCCTACCGCCTGGGCGGCGACCAGCTGCTCACGGGCCCCGAGGGCGACAGCCACATCTCGGCGGAGGACTACGCGGTCGCCTTCGTCGACGAGCTGGAGATGCCCACGCACCCCAAGTCCCGTATCTGCGTGGCCTACTGA
- a CDS encoding VOC family protein, translating into MSHIALITLVVRDYDEAIAFYTDALGFELTEDTDRGNGTRWVVVTPPGGAPGTGLLLARAKDETQQSAVGAQTGGRVGFFLHTEDFAADHARMSASGVRFLEEPRHEPYGSVAVFEDLYGNRWDLLEPR; encoded by the coding sequence ATGTCCCACATCGCACTCATCACCCTCGTCGTCCGCGACTACGACGAGGCGATCGCCTTCTACACCGACGCCCTCGGCTTCGAGCTGACCGAGGACACCGACCGCGGCAACGGCACCCGCTGGGTCGTCGTCACCCCGCCGGGCGGAGCCCCCGGCACCGGCCTCCTGCTGGCCCGCGCCAAGGACGAGACCCAGCAGTCGGCGGTGGGCGCGCAGACGGGCGGCCGGGTCGGCTTCTTCCTGCACACCGAGGACTTCGCCGCCGACCACGCCCGGATGTCCGCCTCGGGGGTCCGCTTCCTGGAAGAACCGCGCCACGAGCCGTACGGCTCGGTCGCGGTCTTCGAGGACCTCTACGGCAACCGCTGGGATCTCCTGGAGCCCAGGTAA